Proteins encoded in a region of the Nicotiana tomentosiformis chromosome 9, ASM39032v3, whole genome shotgun sequence genome:
- the LOC104121288 gene encoding phototropic-responsive NPH3 family protein NPY4-like isoform X1 has product MKFMKLGSKPDQFQTEGDNIRYVATELATDMVIHVGDVKFYLHKFPLLSKSYRLQKLVACTNEENGDEINIHDIPGGPAAFDVCAKFCYGMTVTLNAYNVVAARCAAEYLEMYETVEKGNLIYKIEVFLTSSIFRSWKDSIIVLQTTKGFFPWCEELKIVSHCLDSVASKASTDTSKVDWSYTYNHKKLLSENEIDLHCDVVNKQQLVPEDWWVEDLCELHIDLYKRVITTIKTKGRMSAEAIGEALKAYVNRRLLGFSKGKIHGSDPEKYRYLVDTITWLLPKEKNGVSCGFLIRLLQASIALECGQTVRSELKKRVGLQLEEATVGDLLIRAPDSETIMFDIDLVHDLIEQFMLHQKNGQIDCPADNRFQDIRPAFASERSKVKVARIIDGYLAEVARDPNLPLSKFVNLAELVSGFSRSSHDGIYRAIDMYLKEHPGITKSERKRICRLMDCRKLSAEACMHAVQNERLPLRIVVQVLFFEQVRATTSSGGGSTPDLTRSVKALLPVGSYGSSTSVTSNTEEDWDAVPTAKELKALKGGLATLRLRDREGNNGSDLNDMKTNAEKVDTSKVKGSIISKKMFSKLWSNKDRLSENSSSDTSESPSSSNAGETKSTPCRSRRQSMS; this is encoded by the exons ATGAAGTTTATGAAACTTGGATCGAAACCTGATCAGTTTCAGACTGAAGGAGATAATATCAG GTATGTAGCAACTGAATTGGCAACTGACATGGTTATCCATGTTGGAGATGTGAAGTTTTACCTCCACAAG TTCCCCCTTCTGTCGAAGAGTTATCGCTTGCAGAAGCTGGTTGCCTGTACAAATGAGGAAAACGGCGATGAAATCAACATCCATGATATACCTGGTGGACCTGCTGCTTTTGATGTATGCGCAAAGTTCTGTTATGGTATGACAGTAACTTTGAATGCATATAACGTCGTTGCAGCTCGTTGTGCAGCAGAGTACTTGGAAATGTACGAGACAGTTGAGAAAGGAAATCTTATCTACAAGATTGAAGTTTTTCTTACATCTAGCATCTTCAGAAGCTGGAAAGACTCTATCATTGTTCTTCAGACCACAAAAGGTTTTTTTCCCTGGTGCGAGGAACTAAAGATCGTTAGTCATTGCCTGGATTCCGTGGCATCTAAAGCTTCCACAGACACCTCAAAGGTGGACTGGTCTTATACTTATAACCATAAAAAGCttctatctgaaaatgaaattgATCTGCACTGCGACGTAGTGAACAAGCAACAGCTTGTTCCAGAAGACTGGTGGGTTGAGGACCTTTGCGAGCTTCATATTGACTTGTATAAACGGGTCATAACAACCATAAAAACAAAAGGAAGGATGTCTGCAGAAGCAATAGGTGAAGCATTGAAAGCATATGTCAACCGAAGGCTACTTGGATTCAGCAAGGGTAAGATACATGGAAGTGATCCTGAAAAGTATCGGTATCTGGTTGATACGATTACTTGGTTGTTGCCCAAAGAGAAAAATGGTGTTTCGTGTGGTTTCTTGATCCGATTGCTGCAAGCATCTATTGCATTGGAATGTGGACAAACAGTGAGAAGTGAACTGAAGAAGAGGGTCGGGCTGCAGCTGGAAGAGGCGACAGTAGGTGACCTTCTAATTCGAGCTCCAGATAGTGAAACTATTATGTTCGATATTGACCTAGTACACGACCTCATAGAGCAGTTCATGCTCCATCAAAAGAATGGTCAGATTGATTGTCCAGCAGATAATAGATTCCAGGATATACGGCCTGCATTTGCATCAGAACGTTCCAAGGTTAAGGTGGCTAGGATAATTGATGGATACCTTGCTGAAGTTGCTAGAGATCCAAACCTACCTCTATCGAAATTTGTCAATCTTGCAGAGTTGGTATCTGGTTTCTCCAGATCATCCCATGATGGAATTTACCGTGCTATCGACATGTATCTTAAG GAACATCCCGGGATTACCAAAAGCGAGAGAAAAAGAATTTGCAGGCTGATGGACTGCAGGAAGCTATCAGCTGAGGCCTGCATGCATGCTGTGCAGAACGAGCGCCTTCCTTTGCGTATAGTTGTACAAGTTCTATTCTTTGAGCAAGTAAGAGCCACAACATCATCCGGCGGTGGCAGCACTCCCGACCTAACTAGATCAGTTAAGGCTTTGCTCCCGGTGGGATCTTACGGGAGCTCCACGTCTGTTACATCCAACACCGAGGAAGATTGGGATGCTGTGCCCACAGCAAAGGAACTTAAAGCTCTGAAAGGTGGGCTTGCTACTCTAAGATTGAGAGACAGGGAAGGTAACAATGGTAGTGACTTGAACGACATGAAAACAAATGCGGAAAAAGTTGATACTAGCAAAGTGAAGGGTTCAATCATATCGAAAAAAATGTTCTCAAAACTGTGGTCAAATAAAGATAGACTAAGTGAGAATAGCAGCTCGGATACATCAGAAAGCCCATCATCTTCAAATGCAGGGGAAACAAAGTCTACCCCATGTAGAAGTAGGAGGCAATCTATGTCTTAG
- the LOC104121288 gene encoding phototropic-responsive NPH3 family protein NPY4-like isoform X2 has protein sequence MVIHVGDVKFYLHKFPLLSKSYRLQKLVACTNEENGDEINIHDIPGGPAAFDVCAKFCYGMTVTLNAYNVVAARCAAEYLEMYETVEKGNLIYKIEVFLTSSIFRSWKDSIIVLQTTKGFFPWCEELKIVSHCLDSVASKASTDTSKVDWSYTYNHKKLLSENEIDLHCDVVNKQQLVPEDWWVEDLCELHIDLYKRVITTIKTKGRMSAEAIGEALKAYVNRRLLGFSKGKIHGSDPEKYRYLVDTITWLLPKEKNGVSCGFLIRLLQASIALECGQTVRSELKKRVGLQLEEATVGDLLIRAPDSETIMFDIDLVHDLIEQFMLHQKNGQIDCPADNRFQDIRPAFASERSKVKVARIIDGYLAEVARDPNLPLSKFVNLAELVSGFSRSSHDGIYRAIDMYLKEHPGITKSERKRICRLMDCRKLSAEACMHAVQNERLPLRIVVQVLFFEQVRATTSSGGGSTPDLTRSVKALLPVGSYGSSTSVTSNTEEDWDAVPTAKELKALKGGLATLRLRDREGNNGSDLNDMKTNAEKVDTSKVKGSIISKKMFSKLWSNKDRLSENSSSDTSESPSSSNAGETKSTPCRSRRQSMS, from the exons ATGGTTATCCATGTTGGAGATGTGAAGTTTTACCTCCACAAG TTCCCCCTTCTGTCGAAGAGTTATCGCTTGCAGAAGCTGGTTGCCTGTACAAATGAGGAAAACGGCGATGAAATCAACATCCATGATATACCTGGTGGACCTGCTGCTTTTGATGTATGCGCAAAGTTCTGTTATGGTATGACAGTAACTTTGAATGCATATAACGTCGTTGCAGCTCGTTGTGCAGCAGAGTACTTGGAAATGTACGAGACAGTTGAGAAAGGAAATCTTATCTACAAGATTGAAGTTTTTCTTACATCTAGCATCTTCAGAAGCTGGAAAGACTCTATCATTGTTCTTCAGACCACAAAAGGTTTTTTTCCCTGGTGCGAGGAACTAAAGATCGTTAGTCATTGCCTGGATTCCGTGGCATCTAAAGCTTCCACAGACACCTCAAAGGTGGACTGGTCTTATACTTATAACCATAAAAAGCttctatctgaaaatgaaattgATCTGCACTGCGACGTAGTGAACAAGCAACAGCTTGTTCCAGAAGACTGGTGGGTTGAGGACCTTTGCGAGCTTCATATTGACTTGTATAAACGGGTCATAACAACCATAAAAACAAAAGGAAGGATGTCTGCAGAAGCAATAGGTGAAGCATTGAAAGCATATGTCAACCGAAGGCTACTTGGATTCAGCAAGGGTAAGATACATGGAAGTGATCCTGAAAAGTATCGGTATCTGGTTGATACGATTACTTGGTTGTTGCCCAAAGAGAAAAATGGTGTTTCGTGTGGTTTCTTGATCCGATTGCTGCAAGCATCTATTGCATTGGAATGTGGACAAACAGTGAGAAGTGAACTGAAGAAGAGGGTCGGGCTGCAGCTGGAAGAGGCGACAGTAGGTGACCTTCTAATTCGAGCTCCAGATAGTGAAACTATTATGTTCGATATTGACCTAGTACACGACCTCATAGAGCAGTTCATGCTCCATCAAAAGAATGGTCAGATTGATTGTCCAGCAGATAATAGATTCCAGGATATACGGCCTGCATTTGCATCAGAACGTTCCAAGGTTAAGGTGGCTAGGATAATTGATGGATACCTTGCTGAAGTTGCTAGAGATCCAAACCTACCTCTATCGAAATTTGTCAATCTTGCAGAGTTGGTATCTGGTTTCTCCAGATCATCCCATGATGGAATTTACCGTGCTATCGACATGTATCTTAAG GAACATCCCGGGATTACCAAAAGCGAGAGAAAAAGAATTTGCAGGCTGATGGACTGCAGGAAGCTATCAGCTGAGGCCTGCATGCATGCTGTGCAGAACGAGCGCCTTCCTTTGCGTATAGTTGTACAAGTTCTATTCTTTGAGCAAGTAAGAGCCACAACATCATCCGGCGGTGGCAGCACTCCCGACCTAACTAGATCAGTTAAGGCTTTGCTCCCGGTGGGATCTTACGGGAGCTCCACGTCTGTTACATCCAACACCGAGGAAGATTGGGATGCTGTGCCCACAGCAAAGGAACTTAAAGCTCTGAAAGGTGGGCTTGCTACTCTAAGATTGAGAGACAGGGAAGGTAACAATGGTAGTGACTTGAACGACATGAAAACAAATGCGGAAAAAGTTGATACTAGCAAAGTGAAGGGTTCAATCATATCGAAAAAAATGTTCTCAAAACTGTGGTCAAATAAAGATAGACTAAGTGAGAATAGCAGCTCGGATACATCAGAAAGCCCATCATCTTCAAATGCAGGGGAAACAAAGTCTACCCCATGTAGAAGTAGGAGGCAATCTATGTCTTAG